A segment of the Candidatus Izimaplasma bacterium HR1 genome:
TTACAGAAATGCGCGCTAGAGGGGCACAAGTTACCGATATTACAATCTTAGTAGTTGCTGCTGATGATGGGGTTATGCCTCAAACTAAAGAAGCAATTGATCATGCTAAAGCAGCAGGTGTACCAATTATTGTTGCTGTAAACAAAATTGATAAAGTTGGTGCAAATCCCGACCGTGTTATGCAAGAATTATCAGAATTAGAATTACTACCTGAAGCTTGGGGTGGAGAAACTATCTTCTGTAATTTAAGTGCATTAACTGGTGAAGGTGTAGACAACTTACTAGAAATGATTCAGTTAACTGCTGAAATCAATGAATATAAAGCTAATCCAAACCGTTTAGCTAGTGGAAATGTTATTGAATCGAAACTAGATAAAGGAAGAGGACCAATTGCTACTTTATTAGTAGCTAACGGTACTTTAAAAATTGGTGATGTATTAGTAGCTGGAACAACATTTGGTAGAGTAAGAGCAATGGTTGATGATACTAACATAAGATTACAAAATGCATTACCATCAAAAGCTGTTGAAGTAACTGGATTAAACGATGTACCACAAGCTGGAGATTCATTCATGGTATTTGACGATGAAAGAAAAGCTCGAATAATCAGTGAAGAAAGAGCTCACAGAGTATGGCGTGAAGAACGCGGTGTTGGTAAAGCTGTTTCGCTAGAGGATTTATTTGCACAAGTTACTGAAGGAACTCTAAAAGAATTAAGAATCATCGTAAAAGGTGACACTCATGGTTCGATAGAAGCTTTAAAAGCATCATTAGAAAAAATTGATGTTGAAGGAACTAAAATTGATATTATCCGTTCAAGTGTAGGAACAATCACAGAAACAGATGTTACTTTAGCACTTGCTTCTAACGCAATTGTTTTGGGATTCAATGTTCGTCCAACATCTAAAGTAAGGGAAACTGCAAAAGAAAAAGGTGTAGATATTAGATTATATAACATTATCTATAAAGCACTTGAAGAAATAGAAGCAGCATTAACTGGTATGTTAGACCCAGTATTTGAAGAAGTAGTAACAGGACAAGCAACAGTTCGTCAAACATTTAAAATTTCTAAAGTTGGTACTATCGGTGGATGTTATGTTACAGATGGTACTATCGAAAGAAATTCACTAGTACGTGTTTTACGTGATGGTGTAGTAGCATTTGAAGGAAAAATGGCAACATTAAAACGTTTCAAAGACGATGTTAAAGAAGTTAGAGAAGGATTTGAATGTGGTATTATGATTGAAAGATTCAATGATATCAAAGAAGGAGATATCATCGAAGCTTCAATTGAAAAGGAAATTAAAAGAACTTGAGTAGAATAGATCACTTACAAACAAGTATCTTAAGAGCTCTAACTAATATTTATCGTCGTGACGTTAAAGATGATGCGATTGGTTTTATGACAATCACAGAAGTAAGATTAACAAATGATTATAGTTATTTAACTATTTACTACACAATATTAGGTGCAGACAACAAACGTGCAGCAGCAGGTAAAGCATTAGAACGTTCAAGTAGATTCGTCCGTTCAAGATTAGCACAAACTGTTAAAATGCGTAAAGTACCTAATTTACTATTCAAATATGATGAATCATTAGATCATGGTAATTTGATTACTGAAGGATTAAAAAAAGTATTAACAGAAGATGAATAAAAAAACACTCAATGAGTGTTTTTTTTTTACTTAATAGCGATTTAAATAACTACTTAGAATATGATATAATATTCATATGAAAAGAGGGGGTTTTTCTATGAGTAAAGCAATTACTATGATATTAAGTACAAAAATTAAGAGTTACAATTATTTTCTTTCTGTATTTTGCATAATTACAGTATTTGCTATTTTCTTTATTAATATCCCTTCCTCACTTAATATTTATGGAGTTTTAGCTTTATTTGCTTCTATAGCGTTTTCTGTTTATCACTTCATATTAGGTAAAAGAGATAATGAATACAATAATAGGATTAGTAAAATTATTCAAGAAATACAAAAAGATAAGAAACAAGGTCTTGAATCATTGGTTTCTTTTTGCTTATATCAGCGGAATGAATTAACAAAGCAAACTGAGAACTCTAAAAGAATGCTTATGGAGCCTGATACATATTATGGTAGACTAAAGAAACTAGAATTGAGTAGAGACAGAGTTAATACTTTGGAATCTGCAAGGGATTTGCTAGAGAAGGATATAAAAGGTAATATAATATAAATAAGGGGATAATTATGAGAAAATTTTTACTTATAACAATTACAGCAATTTCAACATTTTCATTAGCATCTTGTATTAATGATATAGATGAGTACGGGCTTGCATACAATATTGAAGATACTAGTATTGAGATAGCACTAGAAAATGAACTAACAATAACTTCGATTGAGTGTACGATAATTGATTACGATGAAGATCTAAAAAGAAAATCGAACATAAAAATCGATGGATTGAAGAATTTTAACTCATATGAGAATGTATATTCATATACAAATGATTATCATAATGTATCCTATTTAGCTTATGAGATGATTAATGGAGAGTTCATTAAATACCCAACTATAAACTCAATCTATGCTTTAAATGTTAGTCCTGATAAAAATGCATATAGACTTATTCAAGGACACACAAGAAATCTAACAGATTATTCAATCGAGGATAACTTTTATGTCTTCACATCTACATTTATTGAATATGAAATGAAAGTTAGAGTTAACTCTAGGAACTATATTGATTACATAAAAGTAACTAGTATAGAAGACGGGGAAGAAGTAATTGAAGTTGAATATTCCTTCAATGGACACAATAATACTATTGTAGAACTTCCAAATGCTGAATATTATGATCCGATTCAGTATATGCTTTTAGGACTTAATGAAATAGGATTTACTTTTGAATCAGTTAACAAATATAATTACAATTGGTTTTATAAAGACTTTGATGGTTCTATAGATATTGCATATGACACTTTGGTTGTAAATAATGGTTCTGATAGTTTAACCTATATAAAAGGAGACAATTATATTGATTTAAGATTATTTATAGGTAACGATGATTTAGAAATCTTTGAATTAATTAATCTATTCCTTGAACAATCTCGAATTGAAAAAGGATTCTATGATGACTACGTGGAATAAATGAAAAAGCGCTCAATTGAGCGCTTTTATTTTATGATAGGATTGGTTCTATTTCAATTTTAGGTTTATACTCTATTCGAGTCAAGAAGACTATTCCAACAAGGGCAATGATGAAGTTACTAGCTAGCATAGCGTACCAAATACCACTACTTCCTAAATCAGTAAATTCTCTCATAATAATAATTAGTGGTATTCTTATGAGCCATAACCTTGTTACCCCCAATAAGAAAGTAAATATTGTTTTACCGGTACCGTTAAATACTCCTATATAAGCTTGGAAGATAGCCATCAAAGGTAACCCAATAAATAGATAGAACATGTATGTGACACTCAAGTTATAAGCCACAACTTCTGTTACATCATTTGGATTTAAGAATAGTGCTGCGACAGGTTGTCTTACTAATAAACCAACAATGCTACCCAAAGTCATTATTCCCATTGATAATAGTAATCCAACTTTAAATGTTTTCTTAGCTCGTTCGGGATTCAAGTTACCAATGTTTTGGCCGATATAAGCAGCCATAACTCCACCAATTGCCATAACAGGGTGTAGGAAGATACTTGATATCCTATTACCAACACCGAATGCAGCAACAGTAGAATCACCATATGATAAGATGAATGCATTTAATACAGCAAATCCAATTGCAGTGATTGCTTGTCCCATAGATGCAGGAATTGCTGTTTTAACTAAGTCTTTCAATATTTTAGCATTATAACTGATATATTTTAATGATATTGTAATCCCTGTTTTTGCGGTAAATAGTAATCTAATTCCAAATGGCATGATTGCAACATTAGCAAATAGTGTAGCGTAAGCTGCACCACCAACACCCCATCCAGCAATCAGTACTAATACAGGGGTTAAAGCAATATTTAAAACTGTAGCAACAACTCCCAAGATAACAGGAGTAACTGTGTCGCCACTAGCTTGTCTAATAGATGTAAAAGCAAAGAAGAGGAATAAAAAAGGTAATTCAAATGATCTTATTCGTAGGTATTTAGCACTTTCAGCTAAAGTATAACCTTCAGCACCCATTAAACCCATAATGGGTTCAGCGGCAAAGTAAGCAAATATATTTAAGATAATACCAACTGCTAGACTAATAAACACTAATTGCCCAGCATATCTTTTAGCTTGTTCGGTTTGTCCATTTCCGTATAACTGGGATATTAAAGCAGTACCTGCAATACTTAATCCCATTGCAAGAGCTATATACATAAATGTAATCGGGAATGTTATCTGGATTGCCGCAATTGATTGCTCACCATATCCAGCAATTTTTCCAACAAAGAACATATCAATTAAATCATGAAAAGTTCTAATAAAGTTGTTTAACATTATTGGTAAAGACAAGATGAATAATCCCTTGGCTATATTGGGATCTTTCAAAATTAAATACCTTCTTTTGTCGTCATTATTCATATGATTACACCTACTTCAAAACAATTATATCATTAATGGTTTGAATGTAAACAATATTTGAAATTAGAATATATATTACTGTATCAATAGTATAATTATATTTCTGAGTGATTATAAACCAGGAGTATTTACTTATAGAGTTTTTAAAAAAAGCGCAATTATGCGCTTTTTCTTTTTTTACTATAGATTAATGAGTAAATACTAGGAACTAAGAAGATAGTAATAAGTGTTGATGTTACCATTCCTCCCATAAACGTAATAGCTAATGGTCTAAAGAAATTACCACCAGTTAAGAATAAAGGAATTAAACCAAGTATAGTTGTAAAACTAGTTAACATGATTGGTCTAAATCTTAGAAATACTGCTTCAACACAAGCATCCTTAACATCCTCACCATTTTTGTGATGCCTTGTTATGTACTCAACTAGGAGAATACCTGTATTAACTGTCACCCCTAGTAAACTAACCATCCCCACTAAACCAGTTGCTGTTATTGGAGTATCAAATATCAACATGAACAAGAAACTACCAGTAAAACTTAATGGGATTGTAACAAAGACAATCAATGGTTTTATAAAGTTGTTGAATTGGATATACATTATTATATAAATTAAGACAATAGCTATGATACTAGCTCTAATTAAATCACCGCTTATCTCTGTGAATAATTCGTTTTCTCCACCATAAGTAATAGTTACTCCTGTAGTATTAGTGTTATCAACAATAGCTTTAACATCTTTTTCTAGTTCAGGAATACTTGAATCGTTTGTGAAATATAAATCGATAAAAGATACATTTTCGTTGTTGTACCTATAGATAACACTATAATCTACTACCTCGGTTATAGTGATAAAAGTACTTAAAGGTATATGTTGATTTAGTGTCTCACTATAGACTGTTAATGCTAATAAATCAGTTACTTGATCAATATCACTATTAATACTAATATTGATAGTATCCTCATTGTATTCAAATACATTTAAGTCAAAACCATTTAAATTGAGAGCGATAACTTGATCGATTTGGACCTTAGTTATAAACATATTGCTCATAATTGTTTGATCGTATGCAATATTGAACTTAGGAGCTTGTTGGTTAACTGTTGAACTATAACTTTTAACGTTATCAAGTTCACTGATTTCGGTAAAGAGTGTTGCGGAAATCTCATCTACTTTTGTAATGTTATCACCACTGACAGTTACTCGAACTGGGGCGATTGGTGGACTGAGTTCCAATATGTTGACCGTTATTTTACCATCAGTAAAATCTTGAAATTCATTTTCAAGTTCAATAACATAGTCTAACAACTCTTCTTCATTTAGATCGCAGTTCAAATAAATTCTACCGAAATGACTGAGATTACTTATCAATTCAGCGCTAAAGTGGAAGTTAGGTAAGTCGCCTCCTACACTGGAAGCGTAA
Coding sequences within it:
- the infB gene encoding Translation initiation factor IF-2, whose product is MAKKSKKQIDTRISNVPVKTQEKSEGILYYTPNMTVGDVAEGLNQSASQVIKKLMMIGIMASQTQSVDRETIELVALDFGYELQDAQVTDLSRFEDMEIVDNEEDLIERPPVVTIMGHVDHGKTTLLDTIRNSRVTEGEAGGITQHIGAYQVRKNGSLITFIDTPGHAAFTEMRARGAQVTDITILVVAADDGVMPQTKEAIDHAKAAGVPIIVAVNKIDKVGANPDRVMQELSELELLPEAWGGETIFCNLSALTGEGVDNLLEMIQLTAEINEYKANPNRLASGNVIESKLDKGRGPIATLLVANGTLKIGDVLVAGTTFGRVRAMVDDTNIRLQNALPSKAVEVTGLNDVPQAGDSFMVFDDERKARIISEERAHRVWREERGVGKAVSLEDLFAQVTEGTLKELRIIVKGDTHGSIEALKASLEKIDVEGTKIDIIRSSVGTITETDVTLALASNAIVLGFNVRPTSKVRETAKEKGVDIRLYNIIYKALEEIEAALTGMLDPVFEEVVTGQATVRQTFKISKVGTIGGCYVTDGTIERNSLVRVLRDGVVAFEGKMATLKRFKDDVKEVREGFECGIMIERFNDIKEGDIIEASIEKEIKRT
- the rbfA gene encoding Ribosome-binding factor A: MSRIDHLQTSILRALTNIYRRDVKDDAIGFMTITEVRLTNDYSYLTIYYTILGADNKRAAAGKALERSSRFVRSRLAQTVKMRKVPNLLFKYDESLDHGNLITEGLKKVLTEDE
- the mepA_2 gene encoding Multidrug export protein MepA; this translates as MNNDDKRRYLILKDPNIAKGLFILSLPIMLNNFIRTFHDLIDMFFVGKIAGYGEQSIAAIQITFPITFMYIALAMGLSIAGTALISQLYGNGQTEQAKRYAGQLVFISLAVGIILNIFAYFAAEPIMGLMGAEGYTLAESAKYLRIRSFELPFLFLFFAFTSIRQASGDTVTPVILGVVATVLNIALTPVLVLIAGWGVGGAAYATLFANVAIMPFGIRLLFTAKTGITISLKYISYNAKILKDLVKTAIPASMGQAITAIGFAVLNAFILSYGDSTVAAFGVGNRISSIFLHPVMAIGGVMAAYIGQNIGNLNPERAKKTFKVGLLLSMGIMTLGSIVGLLVRQPVAALFLNPNDVTEVVAYNLSVTYMFYLFIGLPLMAIFQAYIGVFNGTGKTIFTFLLGVTRLWLIRIPLIIIMREFTDLGSSGIWYAMLASNFIIALVGIVFLTRIEYKPKIEIEPILS